One window from the genome of Dermacentor silvarum isolate Dsil-2018 chromosome 7, BIME_Dsil_1.4, whole genome shotgun sequence encodes:
- the LOC119459155 gene encoding uncharacterized protein LOC119459155, with protein MKVRYLGLIVDHRLKWQPAVAALRKGTKRVASAARTLLARGQGCSPTLALRLYNSVASARLLYGLPLADLSPAKWEALDMDHRAVVRQLLCLPHTSPVGATLAEAGETPISLRAVGRALGHVERLHRSSHGQQLIDRFRSLPNSGMGRRVVEFASLVGAGPSCAWLPPPPHRRRRLDIRITVPGVRGKRNTAACALRQETAAVIEEQLAGRVLVYTDGSVLRDGAASAACVAPELSAQFQCRVLCAVSSTHAELAAIDLAAELLLQLPVQRAAVLTDSRAALSILAGEDHGPTLARRLRCKLDGVCERGCDLVFQWVPSHIGLQGNEEADRLAKEAHSSSVPLSRFVTRFDVARHSVAGYVRTQHPDPRVAGGIPPRLLPRRGLSRRDRALILRLRIGCARTAERLHRLTGEGSPSCGECADVETVEHALLQCPARASERDALVAAYHRLGLPADTTRQLLFPATHPSIARHAFASLLVFLEDADLRSRL; from the coding sequence ATGAAAGTGCGCTATCTCGGCCTCATCGTGGACCACCGGCTCAAGTGGCAGCCGGCAGTGGCTGCCCTGCGCAAGGGAACCAAACGGGTGGCGAGTGCCGCGCGCACCCTCTTGGCCCGCGGTCAGGGCTGCTCCCCCACCTTGGCACTGCGACTCTACAATTCGGTGGCCTCGGCGAGATTACTGTACGGCCTGCCGCTCGCTGACCTCAGCCCAGCGAAGTGGGAGGCACTGGATATGGATCACCGAGCCGTTGTTCGACAACTCCTGTGCCTCCCACACACGTCACCAGTGGGCGCCACACTCGCCGAGGCTGGCGAGACCCCTATCTCCCTGCGCGCCGTGGGGAGGGCGCTGGGCCACGTTGAGCGACTGCATCGTTCGTCACACGGGCAGCAGCTGATTGACCGGTTTCGTTCCCTGCCCAACTCCGGCATGGGGCGCCGCGTCGTCGAGTTCGCCAGCCTTGTCGgcgcgggaccgtcgtgtgcgtGGCTGCCGCCCCCTCCGCATCGCCGCCGCCGTCTAGACATTCGCATCACCGTGCCTGGGGTCCGGGGAAAGCGCAACACCGCCGCCTGCGCCCTGCGACAGGAGACGGCCGCGGTGATCGAGGAGCAGCTCGCCGGCCGCGTGCTGGTGTACACTGACGGCTCTGTACTCCGGGACGGCGCGGCTTCGGCGGCGTGCGTTGCCCCCGAGCTCTCGGCGCAGTTCCAGTGCCGTGtcctgtgtgctgtgtcgtcAACGCATGCCGAGCTGGCCGCCATTGACCTGGCTGCCGAGCTGCTGCTCCAGCTTCCTGTTCAGCGAGCGGCCGTCCTGACGGACTCACGAGCGGCGCTCTCCATTCTGGCCGGAGAAGATCACGGCCCCACGCTCGCTCGCCGGCTCCGGTGCAAGCTTGACGGCGTTTGCGAGCGGGGATGCGACCTCGTGTTCCAGTGGGTGCCTTCTCACATTGGCCTGCAGGGAAACGAGGAAGCAGACCGGCTCGCAAAGGAGGCCCATTCCTCGTCGGTCCCGTTGTCGCGGTTCGTGACGCGGTTTGACGTCGCCCGCCACTCCGTGGCCGGCTATGTGAGGACGCAGCACCCCGACCCTCGCGTCGCCGGCGGCATTCCCCCCAGGTTGCTGCCCCGCAGAGGCCTGAGCCGGCGAGACCGCGCTCTCATCCTGCGACTCCGCATCGGCTGCGCCCGGACGGCCGAAAGGTTGCATCGGCTGACGGGTGAGGGCTCGCCGTCCTGTGGGGAGTGCGCCGACGTCGAGACGGTTGAGCACGCCCTCCTCCAGTGCCCCGCGCGTGCATCGGAGCGCGACGCACTTGTCGCGGCATACCATCGCCTCGGGTTGCCCGCGGATACCACACGGCAACTCCTGTTCCCAGCCACACACCCCTCCATTGCCAGACACGCCTTCGCGTCGTTACTTGTTTTCTTGGAGGATGCCGACCTGCGCTCTCGGCTGTGA
- the LOC119459153 gene encoding BTB/POZ domain-containing protein 2, with product MARDLSSRLEYTGARVARVDVEDFLDTGVLADLEFVVKFADHNERRFRVHKTFMAMRNEVFRAMLFGDLAEKYKVAITDIHPNGFEILLRFLYSGIAKIGSVDDALRARLAAKKYLVEQLEKACSVYIRKNLHPARLCSFIDYHMQNRYLDMDDDVVALLNSGIARDALASKEFSTALEETVHCIVDKIRNVPEDRVVNAVFGWVQEKRVRSLQTDKPHELKTLMRPFFPKLRFLSMSVEEFLSGPGSWSIMDDAEVVAVMRNIVKPGWCSLPAGFCETISNRYHQ from the exons ATGGCGCGAGATCTCAGCAGCCGGCTCGAGTACACTGGCGCTCGGGTGGCGAGG GTTGACGTGGAAGACTTTCTGGACACTGGGGTCCTCGCAGACTTGGAGTTCGTGGTAAAATTCGCCGATCACAACGAGAGGCGGTTCCGCGTACACAAGACGTTCATGGCCATGCGTAACGAGGTTTTCCGCGCCATGTTGTTTGGAGACCTCGCTGAAAAATACAAAGTGGCCATCACTGACATCCACCCAAATGGTTTCGAGATTTTGCTCAG GTTCCTGTATTCTGGAATAGCGAAGATTGGAAGCGTCGACGATGCGTTACGCGCCAGGCTCGCTGCAAAAAAGTACCTCGTGGAACAGCTTGAAAAAGCCTGCAGCGTCTACATCCGCAAGAACCTTCATCCAGCGCGGCTGTGCTCATTCATCGACTACCACATGCAGAACCGCTACCTCGACATGGATGACGACGTGGTAGCACTTTTGAATTCAGGCATCGCTCGTGATGCCCTTGCCTCGAAAGAATTCAGCACTGCTCTCGAGGAAACCGTCCACTGCATCGTGGACAAAATCAGGAACGTTCCCGAAGACCGCGTAGTCAATGCCGTTTTCGGCTGGGTTCAAGAAAAGCGCGTGCGGAGCCTGCAGACAGACAAACCGCACGAATTGAAAACGCTTATGCGTCCCTTCTTTCCCAAGCTGCGATTCTTGAGCATGAGTGTGGAGGAGTTCCTGAGTGGGCCCGGTTCTTGGAGCATCATGGACGACGCCGAAGTTGTTGCGGTGATGCGAAACATCGTCAAACCTGGATGGTGCTCACTGCCGGCAGGGTTCTGTGAAACCATCAGTAATCGCTACCATCAGTGA
- the LOC125946962 gene encoding uncharacterized protein LOC125946962: protein MQMASIMSEQTAVFCAELLLDAIKQYPVLYDKSLPRYKEVEYKKELWMKIAADLGVTATTCQTKFKNLKDTFTKLKTKIKDKSKSGAGAKDIPSVKWKHFEAMLPIMEKVYEEPIICSNITFEQTRGAECHSEEPATSKDNVEDEFLWNDIFEDDAVDLEKCGSSSSERSGRRAATTDSSEIPPETDTVETEVEEANKRQGQCCCCCTWCVQTMGNALINLSFSTVHQGHRSHVEHQETERRLLNKHQHLWTWQSNV from the exons ATGCAAATGGCGTCCATCATGTCTGAGCAAACGGCTGTGTTCTGTGCGGAGCTTTTATTAGATGCTATTAAGCAGTACCCGGTGCTTTACGACAAGTCGCTGCCTCGCTACAAGGAAGTAGAGTACAAAAAGGAGCTATGGATGAAGATTGCAGCGGATTTGGGTGTGACTG CTACAACTTGCCAGACAAAGTTTAAAAACTTAAAAGACACCTTCACAAAACTGAAAACCAAAATCAAGGACAAAAGCAAAAGTGGGGCCGGAGCCAAGGACATTCCCTCCGTTAAGTGGAAGCATTTTGAGGCGATGCTGCCAATAATGGAGAAAGTGTACGAGGAGCCCAT CATATGCAGCAACATCACTTTTGAGCAGACCAGAGG GGCAGAATGTCACTCTGAGGAACCTGCCACAAGCAAAGACAACGTCGAAGACGAGTTTTTGTGGAACGACATCTTTGAAGATGATGCAGTGGACCTGGAGAAGTGTGGCAGCAGCTCATCCGAGAGAAGTGGTCGTCGAGCTGCAACGACTGACAGTTCTGAAAT ACCACCAGAGACTGATACAGTAGAAACAGAAGTGGAGGAGGCGAACAAAAGGCAAGGAcagtgttgttgttgctgcacATGGTGTGTTCAAACAATGGGAAATGCATTGATTAATTTAAGTTTTTCAACAGTGCATCAAGGTCACAGAAGTCACGTCGAACATCAAGAAACCGAAAGAC GCCTTCTGAACAAACACCAACATCTATGGACGTGGCAGTCGAATGTCTGA
- the LOC125946961 gene encoding uncharacterized protein LOC125946961 produces MPHCLGAIDGKHVNVECPANSGSRDRNYKGSFSKSVMAISDANYSFLYVEVGHNGSESDGGIFSRSKLQPMVVDGTLGVPPDTSLGTIGNVPYFFVGDEAFPLKTYMMRPYSKKSLHSILTGSTTASTAQSSTTQSSATSQFEELHQKRIFNYRLSRARRVVENAFGILAQKWRILRRPFKAKEENIKKIVSACVALHNFLLKESPASRTMYCPPGTTDSEDWQGNRTDGSWRSDGVVNGALATLPGTGCNSARLAYAIRDKLCRHFITEDRLPWQVKHVKDCRW; encoded by the exons ATGCCACACTGCCTGGGTGCCATAGACGGTAAACATGTGAACGTGGAGTGCCCAGCAAACTCGGGAAGCCGAGACAGGAACTACAAGGGTTCATTCAGTAAATCAGTGATGGCAATTAGTGATGCAAACTACAG CTTCCTGTATGTTGAGGTTGGCCACAACGGAAGCGAGTCAGATGGTGGCATATTCAGTAGAAGCAAACTGCAACCCATGGTGGTTGATGGCACTCTTGGAGTTCCGCCAGACACAAGCCTTGGAACAATTGGCAACGTCCCGTATTTTTTTGTTGGTGACGAGGCATTTCCTCTAAAGACATACATGATGCGGCCATATTCTAAGAAAA GTCTTCATTCTATTCTCACTGGGAGCACCACAGCTTCCACAGCCCAATCCTCCACTACACAAAGCAGTGCAACCAGCCAATTTGAGGAGCTGCACCAAAAGAGGATATTTAATTATAGGTTGAGCAGGGCTCGTAGAGTAGTCGAAAATGCTTTCGGTATACTCGCTCAGAAATGGCGAATTCTTCGTCGCCCCTTTAAAGCTAAAGAAGAAAACATCAAAAAAATTGTGTCTGCCTGTGTGGCTTTGCATAACTTCCTTCTGAAGGAGTCGCCTGCTTCGCGAACTATGTACTGTCCTCCAGGCACCACAGACAGTGAAGACTGGCAAGGCAACCGAACAGATGGGAGCTGGAGAAGCGATGGTGTAGTCAACGGTGCACTGGCTACATTACCCGGCACAGGTTGCAACTCGGCAAG GCTTGCTTATGCCATTCGCGATAAGCTGTGCAGACATTTCATAACAGAGGACAGGCTGCCATGGCAGGTGAAGCATGTGAAAGACTGCAGATGGTAA